The Geomonas ferrireducens DNA segment GGTACCGTCGTGAGCCAGGCTAACTCCGGCAGGTTCCTGTTCTACAATTCCTTCTGGGGCAAGCCGCTTGATTCCGGCGACACTATCATCGTGCCGCGTCAGTACGAGAAGACCGCGTGGCTCAGAACCGTGAAAGATATAACCCAGATCCTTGGTAACGTAGCCATGACCGCCGGCGTGGCCATCGCCGCAGGGAAATAAGGGCAAAGCGTGCATCAGGATTGATTATCCTTGTCCCTGCTGGCGGGGGGCAGGGCTTGAGGGCTGGACACTTGTATCAGTTGGGACAATGTTAGTTAATATGTTCGACCCAAGAAGAGCTTTGATCTTTATTAAATTTCTCCTGTTAGGTGGCTTAGCTTTTAACTCATAAGAGGAACTAGATATTGAACACTGATAAGCCCGATGTAGATATTACTGATGAAATCAATCTGCTTAAGCTACTTATTGTCTTAGCTAAACATTGGAAGATGATAGTAGTAGTTCCATTGATTGTTGTCGTGATCACTGCTATTGCCACGCTGTTCATACCGAACATGTACACGGCCAAGGCTATGATCCTGCCCGTAGAAGATAATAGTGGCGGTATGATGAGTGCAATGATGGCCCAGATGGGCGGCTTAGCTGCACTTGCTGGCGGAGGACTCGGAGGAACAACAAAAACTGATCAATACGTGACTATGATGAATAGCGAAGTGATACAGGATCCAATAATCGATCGATTCAAGTTAATGGACCTGTATAAAGCCAAATTCCGCGCCAAAGCTTATTCTGCCCTACGTGCTAGTACGGATATTCGTGCAGGCAAAAAAGATGGCATCATCACCATTGCGGTGAGTAATGAAAGACCCAAACTAGCCGCTGATATTGCTAACGCCTATGTGGAGGAACTCGGGAAGTTGACCGCAAAACTTGCTATGACCGGCGCTGGAGCTAATCGCCTTTTTCTGGAAGAACGTTTAGCCAAAGCAAGGAGTGATTTGACCGTGGCGGAGGATGCGCTTAAAACTTTCCAAACCAGAAATAAGGCTGTGGCTATCCCTGATCAGGCAAAGGCGACACTGGAAGGGGTGGCTGTGCTACGAGCACAATTGGCCGCACAGGAAGTACAGCTTGGAACCATGCGGCAGCAACTTACAAATGAAAGCCAAGAGGTGAAGGCTGCCAAGGCCACCATCGCCAATCTGCGGCGGCAGATTTCACAACTTGAAGGAAGCAAATCAGAAGGTTCCTTGCCCGGTGTTGGGGCCATGCCGCAGTTGGGGCAGGAGTATATACGCCTCATGCGGGAATTTAAAGTCCAAGAAACTTTGGTGGAACTACTTACCAAACAGTATGAGATGACAAAGCTGAATGAGGCGAAAGATGTCGCTCCGTTTCAACTGTTGCAGTCCGCGAAGGTGCCAGAGGTGAAAAGCAAGCCAAGGCGCGGCTTAATAGTAATTGTTGCAGCATGTATGACTGGATTGTTCATGGTCATTTTTGCTTTTTTGCTCGAAT contains these protein-coding regions:
- a CDS encoding GumC family protein; this encodes MNTDKPDVDITDEINLLKLLIVLAKHWKMIVVVPLIVVVITAIATLFIPNMYTAKAMILPVEDNSGGMMSAMMAQMGGLAALAGGGLGGTTKTDQYVTMMNSEVIQDPIIDRFKLMDLYKAKFRAKAYSALRASTDIRAGKKDGIITIAVSNERPKLAADIANAYVEELGKLTAKLAMTGAGANRLFLEERLAKARSDLTVAEDALKTFQTRNKAVAIPDQAKATLEGVAVLRAQLAAQEVQLGTMRQQLTNESQEVKAAKATIANLRRQISQLEGSKSEGSLPGVGAMPQLGQEYIRLMREFKVQETLVELLTKQYEMTKLNEAKDVAPFQLLQSAKVPEVKSKPRRGLIVIVAACMTGLFMVIFAFLLECKGQLSHEDRKLLDELKKYLPSPLKKIV